In the Glycine max cultivar Williams 82 chromosome 19, Glycine_max_v4.0, whole genome shotgun sequence genome, cttttaTGTCAATAGCCTAAAAAGAACACAAAGATTATTATTAGTAactcaaaatgaataaaataaatagatttgtCTAATTGACCCCAAGTAAAATAGAGTTAAACAATTCTGACTTAAATAACCAATAGAATTTAAATAATTCTCTTATTCTAAAATTTGATCATTAATGTTATGACTATTACATTTAATGTATCATCTTTcatttatatgtaaaattaaaactttatatttattaatagaattttaataattataattataataaaattataaaatattaaaatcttaataattatttttttaattcactttagataaatagttattataaaaaacaaactttaggtaaatatttttcatttaatttacatCTTCCAAGTATAATACTTGGaatatttttcaacattttcattataattttaattaaaaattgtagataaaaagaaattaaaaatttatagatacaaattaaaaaaaaattccagccatatatatttttttaaggtgaataaagaatataataatttaaaaaataattattaaaattttaagattttataattttattacacaGATATTTATGTATGGGGTATAACCAAGTCTTTATTTGCACatcaatgaatgaaagaaaaattaaaaatgatgcaATAAATGGAACCGTCATAACATTAATGATTGAAttcaaaataagataattatctaaattttattagacATTATTGAATATGGGATGTTTAACCCTATTTTTACTTGAAGTCTACTTGAATATCcctatatataaattgaaatattaagattatatatttattttattttttgaattttatataatagatataaaaattattttatatgatatatttttttatcaacataaaaatgtgaaaaatatcGAGTTAGAggtatcttttaaaatatactaatttattctataataaaGCATACacatctaaaatttaaaaaatttcattagtaATAATTAAGgacaattttaattgatttttcctGAGACAACActctaaataataataagtttttgaaatatgtgtacataaaaatatatttaaatatttattgacatatctagtatataatatacatttatgaaaattaaaaaaaataattaataatatattaaaaattattcttataaattataaaatgtatatttaatatcaGTGAAAGTTACAAAATCTAGCCTAGTATCACTATATTTTACTATATATGGTACTGTCCCTGCGGGATCTCATCGCATGTAGATATAATTTGGggagattttatttttctaaaaacttattaatttcatggattaattaaattataattaatcaaCTTCTTCTCTTCGTATGCTATACTTATTATATTGTAATAATTCAAAGCCAACACCTTTAATGCTACTTGTCTTTATTAGTATTTGTATTTAATATACATAAATccatacaaatatattttaattaatgtcaatagatttttttcttgtttttaccTCGCTAATTTCAGGGTTACTAAATTTTAGTGacgaattttttaaaaaattatatataaattgttccgttactaattttattttttaataataaaaagatattaaaaatcttgctaatttagttatattatataacaaattaaaaaaatcatgattaagCGAAGTATTGGATTTTTTACgaacacatgaaaaatatatagacCATACAtcgttattttatttattttttaaaataaagatcatACCTCGTTTTTATTTTCGAGAAGAAGATCGTACCTCGTTATATTTCATATCTTCAatgacacacacaaaaaaaaaaaaaaatcatatcttcaaGATAGCACGAACACAACAATAATATAGCGAATATCTTCGTATATGGCAATTCAACCGTACCATGATTCTTTTGATTCATATTTAGGACTTAATCAAACTTTTCCATAGGATGCAAAATGCCTTTTCTTATttcaaattaacattaaatgGACAGATAAGTGGCATGAAAATAACGAAATCAAGAAATTTGCTGATTTTAAGCTTTTCTTTGCAAGCAAGCGATCAAAGATTGTACCAAAATACTCTGAAATTTAATTACTATAGACCGCAAGTTTGATATAATCTATAAAGATTTCATTACTGTGCTCGAGATCGAAGTATAATTCCaacattgaatatatatatatatatatatatatagcttggTAGAAAACGTTAAAAGTTGgactaaaatgataatataaattaattaagcaaAAGTTTGATTATCCAACGAAAACCATTTGTCACCGTAGGATCTCGAGACCATCTCTCTAACCGTTGGATGAAATTACACTAGCAGAAGAAACAGCCTCCAAGTCCATGAGGCCAAAAAGTCTATATAAGTCAGCCTCCACCCTCATCCATTTCTCACACACTGCAATTCAAAACAACCAACCTCTTCAGTGATCTTTGATTAGTACTAAGCTAAACCATTTCTTATTCCCTCAAaatcaaaacctttttctttctaGCTATTTCCCTTTTCAAATCATGCCACCTAACATCACCACCGTTGTTGCCAATGTCACCACCGAGCAATTACCCAAGGCTCGTGGAGGAAGTGGGCGTGCCTTCGTGACCTTTCTTGCTGGGAACGGTGATTACGTAAAGGGTGTCGTGGGTTTGGCCAAAGGACTGAGAAAGGCCAAAAGCATGTACCCTTTGGTGGTTGCTGTGTTACCAGATGTTCCTGAAGAACATCGTGAGATTCTCAAATCCCAAGGTTGCATTGTCAGGGAGATTGAACCTGTGTACCCTCCTGAGAACCAGACCCAGTTCGCCATGGCCTATTATGTCATCAATTACTCCAAGCTACGTATTTGGGAGGTATACACATATCTtaactcttttgttttttagtttagtacaccacaaatatatatatatatatatatatatatatatatataagtataaaagtttttatacaattttaacTGGCTAAATGTTAAGAGAAATGTTTGTTAGACCATCTTAACTTATTTACAAATTGAGAGAGaatgaaagagagaagaaataaCTGATTGATTTGATCCATTAGTGTAATaggaagaaaaatatgaaaacaaaataaaattattgattagttgtttaaaattttttattgtcaaaaaataatcatccaaaaattaatcttagtatcacttttaataaatttaccGTAAATCAGTTTGCAATTTTACTTAGTGGGTTTGGTTTTTTATGGTTGCATGGATTACACGTAGTATGTATTTGGTCGCTTAAATTGTAGGTTCGGATTCTGTCACCTTTTCTATTGTTTTGTGTTGTCTGGTACAGTGGAAACCGTTTTGTGATGCCCCCGCCATCCCTTTAATgatctattttgtattttttatttatttaatcactCGTTAAATCTTTTTTAACATTACTTACTTAATCTTTATAgctacaataaattttatttttaattttaataatttaaaacattcCATTATAGACTATGAGGacgaaaaaaatgtaattataagaacgaaaatatgatatttttaaactataaggaAAGAACAAATTGATGCAGGACAAAATGAGTAAGAAGcctatatttttgtttcaaaaaaagaaacctATATTTCATTAGCCCTCCGAATTTGATGGAATATCATTTTTGTACTAAAACAATAGTAGTACACGCTTATAGCCCAAGATCATTTCTGAACCTAAAAGTTAAAGGCTCAAACTGTTTTCGTGGATTttattttcacctttttttttcctctttgtatttcatgtttttgtatttgttttttcaaaaatacatttttccaaaattaatatttggaaCATATAGTTTACCAAAAAGAAGGGGAGTAGTGGGAAAAAAAAGTGCGAATGGAATCCCACTTTACTTGTCGTGCTTGATAATTGATATAttcgttttaatttttttgctttaattaTGACAGATTCTAACATGGGTTTGTTTAATTGATTGTGAATGAAAATTTTTGTAGTTCGTGGAGTACAAGAAGACGATATACCTAGACGGTGACATCCAAGTATTTGGAAACATAGACCACTTGTTTGATCTGCCTGATAATTATTTCTATGCGGTGATGGATTGTTTCTGCGAGAAGACTTGGAGCCACACCCCTCAGTTCCAGATTGGGTACTGCCAACAGTGCCCTGATAAGGTTCAATGGCCCTCTCACTTTGGTTCCAAACCTCCTCTATATTTCAATGCTGGCATGTTTGTTTATGAGCCTAATCTCGACACCTACCGTGATCTTCTCCAAACTGTCCAACTCACCAAGCCCACTTCTTTTGCTGAGCAGGTATATATATGCTCAATTAATAGCATGCTTcacattaaaagaaaataaaataaaaaaaagttaaacatatGATTTAGTCCATCAGCATGTCTAGCATTATGAAATTTCTCTTATACGGATAAATGTTACTAGTTTGGTCCTTAGCACTGTTAACCCTCCTGTGTATTCTTAATTTAGTTCCATAAGTATAGTGTATTCTTAATTTAGTCTCTCTTTGTAAGgattggattaaaaaatttatacatacaggaaacaaattaaaaatatactacatGTATAAGGATATGCGTTATAACGTTTGTATGTATAATAGGGATGGGTATAATCTAGTTTTTGATATACAGAGACTAAATTGAGAATTTGTTAGAATTTGTAATACATATaacgaaaaaattaaatatttaaccaAAACTAATTTAGCATATATGAGTTTCAAAGTGTAATTGTGAATTTGTTTTCATGTGTTGGTAGGACTTTCTCAACATGTACTTCAAGGACAAGTACAAGCCAATACCGAACATGTACAACCTTGTGCTGGCCATGTTGTGGCGTCACCCTGAAAATGTTGAACTTGATAAAGTTCAAGTGGTTCATTACTGTGCTGCTGTGAGTGTTCACCTTCTCACTATAGATTcattgaataattaaatttttttgtttgatttttacttggtaataatgtttgttttttcatttatgttACACACTATAGGGGTCTAAGCCTTGGAGGTTCACTGGGAAGGAAGAGAACATGGATAGGGAAGATATCAAGATGCTTGTGAAGAAGTGGTGGGACATATATGAAGATGAGACACTGGACTACAATAACAACTCTGTCAACGTGGAACGTTTCACATCGGCACTATTGGATGCTGGGGGCTTTCAGTTTGTGCCAGCACCTTCTGCTGCCTAATATGCTTATTATTTACAGCTacaaattaatgttaattaacGACAAAGTATATGTATTGTTATTTgctttttttcgtttttgggTCTTATATATGAAGGAACAACGTCTATGGTTTTAATTTGGATGACCTTCTTGTATACAAAGCCACATGTGATCTCATACAGCTTTTgattattattaagaaattagAGGACCTTTTATTATGAGTCCTTTacttaatttgttttcattgATCAAGAGTTGTGgatatatctttaattttattaaatgaaattttaaggcATGTTTACTttgctctttttatttttcataaaaacaaaaaatattgctAAAAATGTTACTGAtgggtttttaaataaaaacaaccaAATTAAATGAggtttaattatgaaaaaagagaaacagTTATTACTTGGGTTAATTTGGCTTACAGACATCATGTTCTGGTCTCTGTTCAATATTGGATTCATCTCTTGCATATCACTGACTGACATACTCgtaatcaaagaaaaatatttcaccTTTTGTTTTATTCACACAAATATATAGGAACTTGTGTTGTATCACTTCTTTAAGAAGCTTCTTCCTCTTGACCGCTTCTATCGTATGCTCTAGTAGTAGTCAcctcattagtttttttttcttgctatgctcatctcttttaatttgtcagtctatgtttaatttctactttttattaaaataaaaatttggggATATTTTTGTGTTGAAAATTTTACACAAGATCCACAGAAATTAAATATGCGTAATTCGATTTTGGCCAATAGAAGATGCATGCAAGTTATAGAAGTTACCATAAATGGATTCCTTGCACTCGAGACACATGCTTGAAcaacttttctttaatttcctttCTTTGAAGCATAGAGAAACAAGTAAAGCAATCTGATATGACTGTATCATCATGTAACGGGGTTAACAACTTTTAGTAATATGGCATACAACTATATATATCCAccgtgcatgtgcatgtgcatgtggaATAGTAAAATCTGGGTTATTAAGTACAAATGTAATGATCAGGTATACTTCACTAGGCACTAGTTATGATCCCCGAAAGAAAAATCTTACGGACTAGCATCATTCTTCATTTCTTCCACAATCCTCACAGCTCTCTGAGAAATCTCATTGTTCCaatgattcataaaaaattcaatcttatCCCATCCTTCATATTCATGAACCCTTTGAACAAAAACATTGACACCCATTTCCTTGTCAGCTTCTCCGACCCTCAAAATGTTCTCCAGCCCCTCAAGACAAGTTGACACAACCATTGGGTCTGGACAGCTCAACAGATCACATAGTCCCTTAATGCAACCTTCTTCATATGCCAGGTACCTACATCATAGACATACACCTAATTAATAAGTTTCATCAAAGCATATATACTTTGAGTATCATGAAAAaaggaatatataattatatatgtaccTGATATGGTCTTGAGATCCTTCAGAAGTCACGTAGAAGATGGCCCTGGCAGCCGCCTTCTTGACGTCAAACTCAgaatgttgaagaatttgaacaAGAGGAGGAATAACATTGGCATCAAAGACAACCTGCAGCAATAATCATAAAAGAGTTGTTTTAGGACTCCAATTATAAATGAAACcaatcataaaaatatgtatttagtcctatatttttagttaaatgtgATCAAGATACCTTTACTTTTCATATGGATGGATTTGGTactcaaacttaaaaaaaaataaaaaatacagatCTTGTCcctctttattgtaaaaaaaaatgactaaatccacattttttttataaacattgaTGACCAAATTTATACATATAGAAATATAGAAACCTTGACCACGTTTTTCCTTGGAAGGTAAGTGTCAACttatattcaaaaaataaaaagaaagagtaccattaaaattcacaatttttattcattttattgaaGGGTAAGTGGCAACTTTGAGTGATTCTATTTCTATCAAGCTATATAAAAAGTCTGAGGTGTGGCCAAGAGTGAACTCAGACTTTCATAACAGATTTTGGAGTCTCCCCATTATTGATAATGGTGGTGTGGAAGTAGTGATCTAATGCAAGAATCAGATTCTATTCTGGTTTTAGAACAGAGCATGTTGGAGACTGAGAGTTGTGGCGTAAGGAAAACGTTATATTTAAA is a window encoding:
- the LOC100800249 gene encoding galactinol synthase 2; this encodes MPPNITTVVANVTTEQLPKARGGSGRAFVTFLAGNGDYVKGVVGLAKGLRKAKSMYPLVVAVLPDVPEEHREILKSQGCIVREIEPVYPPENQTQFAMAYYVINYSKLRIWEFVEYKKTIYLDGDIQVFGNIDHLFDLPDNYFYAVMDCFCEKTWSHTPQFQIGYCQQCPDKVQWPSHFGSKPPLYFNAGMFVYEPNLDTYRDLLQTVQLTKPTSFAEQDFLNMYFKDKYKPIPNMYNLVLAMLWRHPENVELDKVQVVHYCAAGSKPWRFTGKEENMDREDIKMLVKKWWDIYEDETLDYNNNSVNVERFTSALLDAGGFQFVPAPSAA
- the LOC100800249 gene encoding galactinol synthase 2 isoform X2 encodes the protein MPPNITTVVANVTTEQLPKARGGSGRAFVTFLAGNGDYVKGVVGLAKGLRKAKSMYPLVVAVLPDVPEEHREILKSQGCIVREIEPVYPPENQTQFAMAYYVINYSKLRIWEFVEYKKTIYLDGDIQVFGNIDHLFDLPDNYFYAVMDCFCEKTWSHTPQFQIGYCQQCPDKDFLNMYFKDKYKPIPNMYNLVLAMLWRHPENVELDKVQVVHYCAAGSKPWRFTGKEENMDREDIKMLVKKWWDIYEDETLDYNNNSVNVERFTSALLDAGGFQFVPAPSAA
- the LOC100800249 gene encoding galactinol synthase 2 isoform X1, which produces MPPNITTVVANVTTEQLPKARGGSGRAFVTFLAGNGDYVKGVVGLAKGLRKAKSMYPLVVAVLPDVPEEHREILKSQGCIVREIEPVYPPENQTQFAMAYYVINYSKLRIWEFVEYKKTIYLDGDIQVFGNIDHLFDLPDNYFYAVMDCFCEKTWSHTPQFQIGYCQQCPDKPTSFAEQDFLNMYFKDKYKPIPNMYNLVLAMLWRHPENVELDKVQVVHYCAAGSKPWRFTGKEENMDREDIKMLVKKWWDIYEDETLDYNNNSVNVERFTSALLDAGGFQFVPAPSAA